One region of Triticum aestivum cultivar Chinese Spring chromosome 6B, IWGSC CS RefSeq v2.1, whole genome shotgun sequence genomic DNA includes:
- the LOC123136796 gene encoding amino acid transporter AVT6A yields the protein MGIGDASPSENQSAHKEKRDETTPLLPVKAEEEDGIHEFNGASFSGAVFNLSTTIVGAGIMALPASIKMLGIIPGILMIILVALLTEASIDMMVRCSHQAKITSYGWLMGDSFGQWGRIALQASVVINNIGVMIVYMIIIGDVLSGTSTTGVHHRGIFEGWFGPHFWNSRPVVLLATTIFVFAPLVSFKRLDSLRYTSALSVALAVVFVVITAGIAILRLIEGTAEIPKLFPEIHEINSIWELFTAVPVLVTAYICHYNVHSIDNELEDRSQTKPIVRTSLALCSSVYVATSFFAYLLFGEGTLSDVLANFDSDLHIPFSSVFNDIVRVSYVVHVMLVFPIVFFALRLNLDGLLFPTSRHISHDNRRFTIITVSLLVVIYLAANFIPSIWDAFQFTGATAAVLIGFIFPAMIILRDSYGIATKRDKVLAVTMIVLAVLSNSVALYSDAMSIFYRKVEA from the exons ATGGGGATTGGGGATGCATCACCTAGTGAAAACCAGTCTGCACACAAGGAAAAGAGGGATGAGACCACGCCACTTCTCCCGGTCAAGGCGGAAGAGGAAGATGGGATCCATGAGTTCAATGGAGCCTCTTTCTCGGGTGCAGTTTTCAATCTGTCGACAACCATCGTGGGGGCTGGAATTATGGCCCTGCCAGCAAGTATCAAGATGCTAGGCATTATCCCGGGTATTTTGATGATCATCCTTGTGGCATTGCTCACTGAGGCATCAATTGACATGATGGTCAGGTGCAGCCACCAGGCCAAGATTACATCCTATGGCTGGCTGATGGGTGACTCTTTTGGTCAATGGGGGAGGATTGCGCTGCAAGCATCTGTGGTCATAAACAACATTGGCGTCATGATTGTATACATGATTATCATCG GTGATGTGCTATCGGGAACATCTACAACTGGTGTTCATCACCGGGGTATCTTTGAGGGGTGGTTTGGTCCTCATTTTTGGAATTCTCGTCCAGTTGTTCTCCTTGCCACAACTATTTTTGTGTTTGCCCCATTGGTGAGCTTTAAGCGATTGG ATTCATTGAGATACACATCTGCTCTGTCAGTTGCCCTTGCTGTGGTTTTTGTTGTCATCACTGCTGGAATTGCTATTCTCAGACTGATAGAAGGGACCGCGGAGATTCCCAAACTCTTCCCTGAGATACATGAAATCAATTCCATCTGGGAACTCTTTACAGCTGTGCCGGTTCTTGTCACTGCCTACATTTGCCACTACAATG TTCACAGCATCGATAATGAGCTGGAAGATAGAAGTCAGACTAAGCCAATTGTGCGAACTTCACTCGCTCTCTGTTCAAGTGTTTATGTTGCGACAAGCTTCTTTGCATATCTCCTCTTTGGCGAGGGTACCCTCTCTGATGTGCTCGCCAATTTTGACTCCGACCTTCATATTCCATTCAGCTCTGTCTTCAATGATATAGTCAGAGTGAGCTATGTAGTCCATGTCATGCTCGTTTTCCCTATAGTCTTCTTTGCCCTTAGGCTCAACCTGGATGGACTCCTCTTCCCCACCTCAAGGCACATTTCTCATGACAACCGAAGGTTTACCATTATCACCGTCTCACTCCTTGTTGTGATTTATCTTGCTGCCAACTtcataccaagcatctgggatgcGTTCCAGTTCACTGGTGCTACAGCTGCTGTCCTGATTGGTTTCATCTTTCCTGCCATGATCATACTCAG GGATTCTTATGGGATCGCAACCAAGCGCGACAAGGTTTTAGCTGTAACCATGATTGTGCTTGCTGTGCTCTCCAATTCAGTGGCCCTGTACAGCGATGCGATGAGCATCTTCTACAGGAAGGTGGAGGCCTAG
- the LOC123136797 gene encoding biogenesis of lysosome-related organelles complex 1 subunit 2 produces MATPAKEEAAAGQRDELTDSLSELFTNVSLMVRGELQGTNNQLSLLEKMNQRVTEEYSNYGDVASGLRVFVEQLNEKNQRFDEYTTQIDAIDQQVSEFEAVVSMLDKHVSMLEKKVKSAYHIAPTQ; encoded by the exons ATGGCGACcccggcgaaggaggaggcggcggcagggcAGAGAGACGAGCTTACCGACTCGCTGTCCGAGCTCTTCACCAACGTCTCCCTCATGGTCCGCGGCGAGCTCCAG GGAACCAACAACCAGCTCTCACTGCTTGAAAAGATGAATCAACGCGTGACAGAGGAATACAGTAACTACGGAGATGTTGCATCCGGTCTGCGGGTCTTTGTAGAACAGCTGAATGAGAAAAACCAACGGTTTGACGAGTACACAACGCAGATCGACGCGATAGACCAGCAGGTGAGTGAGTTTGAGGCAGTGGTGTCCATGCTTGATAAGCATGTCTCCATGTTGGAAAAGAAAGTGAAGTCCGCATATCACATTGCTCCTACACAATGA